GATCATGTTAAGCGAAGCAATTGCCATTGTGTGTGCACCAGCACCTCAGTTTTCTCatcattcttttggatGTTTTCGGCTAACCCATCCTCCGGGAATTCCAACCATTACACAATGCACTAGGACGGGATTTCATCCTCATGAGGAACCCAATCTGTATGTGACTTGTAATCGAAAGAACATGGGCGACGTGCAAGGCGGACACGTTGTGATCAAGAATCATTTACCgtttgaaaagcttgatctaagataaaaaaaaagtcaCTATGTTTCCAATTGGCATAATCAGTCTGCCATCTTAACTTCCTTTACAGGGGCATCCAGATTCTCTTTCACCGTTTGAGCGGCCTCCTCCTGTGGCGCTTGAAGTTGAGCTGCAAGTATTTTGTCCTTCTCTTCGTTTTCTGCCAAATGAGTGGCTAACACAGCATCTTCCATTTGCTTTCTGGAAGGTTCAGATTGCTTATAATGTTCTACTCGTTCCATAAACTTGAGTAAGTTGGTTCCTGCTGCTGCTTCACTCTCTAAGTTATCATATGGTCTTACACTAAGGTCTTTGACCCTTCTTTTATGGATCTTAGACTTCAAATGTGAGGCAAGTGCCTTATTGTCCTGAAAATATTTGGCACAATGAACACAGTAGTATTGACCCAATCCCGCTTTGTATTCATCCATAGGTTGATGCTTTAAGCTCTGAATAGACTCTGGTGTCGATAGATCACCATAGATAAGGTCCAAATCTCTGGTTCTTCGCTTGGTCTTGTATCTCCTTACACTGTATCTTCCCATTTGCGTTTAGGTGGTTATCAAAAACtaaaaggaaaaatttcagatgtTTATCTCTAaggttttttctttttacaGTATAACACGTGATGCGTCACGTGGTACTAGATTACGTAAGTTATTTTGGTCCGGTGG
This window of the Komagataella phaffii GS115 chromosome 2, complete sequence genome carries:
- a CDS encoding Protein involved in bud-site selection — encoded protein: MGRYSVRRYKTKRRTRDLDLIYGDLSTPESIQSLKHQPMDEYKAGLGQYYCVHCAKYFQDNKALASHLKSKIHKRRVKDLSVRPYDNLESEAAAGTNLLKFMERVEHYKQSEPSRKQMEDAVLATHLAENEEKDKILAAQLQAPQEEAAQTVKENLDAPVKEVKMAD